One region of Lysobacter silvisoli genomic DNA includes:
- a CDS encoding sel1 repeat family protein — MTILLLALLPLSIGAIAAEKRAAPPPDPTEDPLILSGGFLTHHPDLRYRLLGIEAYKDKKLEKAMKFFVRAGYYSDKASQGMVGEMLWNGEGAPKDRALAYVWMDLAAERGYRGFLLLREKYWREMSEDERARALAEGPALYAVNGDAAARERLNRELRRGRRQTTGSRTGFTGNMQIIVPGPGGSQQVISGSKFYDERYWDPEQYAQWHDQIWMKPRVGTVDIGDVEKVEEVGTRIRSAAPNIDAPEPEVPDEPAPKPTP, encoded by the coding sequence ATGACGATCCTGCTGTTGGCCTTGTTGCCGCTGTCGATAGGGGCCATTGCGGCCGAAAAGCGGGCTGCGCCGCCGCCGGATCCCACGGAAGACCCGCTGATCCTCAGCGGCGGTTTCCTGACCCACCACCCGGATCTGCGCTATCGCCTGCTCGGCATCGAGGCGTACAAGGACAAGAAGCTCGAAAAGGCGATGAAGTTCTTCGTCCGCGCGGGCTACTACTCCGACAAGGCGTCGCAGGGCATGGTCGGTGAGATGCTGTGGAATGGCGAAGGTGCCCCCAAGGACCGGGCTCTGGCTTACGTCTGGATGGACTTGGCCGCCGAACGCGGCTACCGCGGTTTCCTGTTGCTACGTGAGAAGTACTGGCGTGAAATGTCCGAGGATGAGCGCGCCCGTGCGCTGGCCGAGGGGCCGGCCCTCTACGCGGTCAATGGCGATGCGGCGGCGCGCGAGCGTTTGAATCGCGAGCTGCGGCGCGGCCGGCGTCAGACCACCGGCAGCCGTACCGGTTTCACCGGCAACATGCAGATCATCGTGCCGGGCCCTGGCGGCAGCCAGCAGGTCATTTCCGGGTCCAAGTTCTACGACGAGCGTTACTGGGATCCGGAACAGTACGCGCAGTGGCACGATCAGATCTGGATGAAGCCGCGCGTGGGTACCGTCGATATCGGCGATGTCGAAAAGGTCGAGGAGGTCGGCACCCGCATCCGGTCGGCCGCGCCCAACATCGACGCTCCCGAGCCTGAGGTGCCCGACGAGCCGGCGCCCAAGCCCACGCCGTAA
- a CDS encoding UvrD-helicase domain-containing protein: protein MHGLNPPQRAAVLATEGPLLVLAGAGSGKTRVIVEKIAHLIGSGRMPAKRIAAITFTNKSAKEMKERVAKRIKGDATEGLTICTFHALGLRFLQIEHAKAGLRRGFSVFDSDDSAAQVKDLLPPGSKPDVLDNMRGLISRAKNAGLSPEEALAAAGSPREMEAALLYQRYQQRLTTFNAVDFDDLIRLPVQMLESDEDLRLGWRERIGYLLVDECQDTNDAQYRLLKALAGPRGLFTCVGDDDQSIYAWRGANPDNLLQLGQDYPALQIVKLEQNYRCSNRVLRAANTLIANNPHEHPKTLWSDQPDGERIRVWECRDSAHEAEKVASEIHFLAQKHEAPWSDFCILFRGNHQSRALEKALQLLRVPYHLTGGTAFLERGEVKDALSWLRLIANPDDDAAFLRAVGSPKREVGATTLAKLAELAQQAHMPMSRAAESMHALKQLTPRAANALDGFTQIVRGLRGEAQRVSPAELVRTLAERSGLLAAIRAQCKDEASFQRRKANLEELSDWFDAGKGAGPGELAAQLALLSHADKGEAGNQVRLMSLHAAKGLEFRFVFIVGVEEGNLPHEASIEEGRLDEERRLMYVGITRAKQALYLSHSRETQRWGDRIRLLPSRFIEELPAGELQRDGADPVADAARKQERASAGFAAIKALLEGG from the coding sequence ATGCACGGCCTCAATCCCCCCCAGCGCGCCGCCGTCCTCGCCACCGAGGGCCCCCTGCTCGTGCTTGCCGGCGCAGGCAGCGGCAAGACGCGCGTGATCGTCGAGAAGATCGCCCACCTGATCGGCTCCGGCCGCATGCCGGCCAAGCGCATCGCCGCCATCACCTTCACCAACAAATCGGCGAAGGAAATGAAGGAGCGCGTGGCCAAGCGCATCAAGGGCGACGCGACCGAAGGCCTGACCATCTGCACCTTCCATGCGCTGGGCCTGCGCTTTCTGCAGATCGAGCACGCCAAGGCCGGCCTGCGCCGCGGTTTCAGCGTGTTCGACAGCGACGACAGCGCCGCGCAGGTCAAGGACCTGTTGCCGCCGGGCAGCAAGCCCGACGTGCTCGACAACATGCGCGGGCTGATCTCGCGCGCCAAGAACGCGGGCCTGTCGCCGGAGGAAGCGCTGGCAGCCGCGGGCAGCCCGCGCGAGATGGAAGCCGCGCTGCTGTACCAGCGCTACCAGCAGCGCCTGACCACGTTCAACGCGGTCGACTTCGACGACCTGATCCGCCTGCCGGTGCAGATGCTGGAAAGCGACGAAGACCTGCGCCTGGGCTGGCGCGAGCGCATCGGCTATTTGCTGGTGGACGAATGCCAGGACACCAATGACGCCCAGTACCGCCTGCTCAAGGCCCTGGCCGGTCCGCGCGGGCTGTTCACCTGCGTGGGCGACGACGACCAGTCGATCTATGCCTGGCGCGGCGCCAACCCGGACAACCTGCTGCAGCTGGGGCAGGACTATCCGGCGCTGCAGATCGTCAAGCTCGAACAGAACTACCGCTGCAGCAACCGCGTGCTGCGCGCGGCCAACACCCTGATCGCCAACAACCCGCACGAGCACCCCAAGACGCTGTGGAGCGACCAGCCCGACGGCGAGCGCATCCGCGTATGGGAATGCCGCGACAGCGCGCACGAGGCCGAGAAGGTCGCCAGCGAAATCCACTTTCTGGCGCAGAAGCACGAGGCGCCGTGGAGCGATTTCTGCATCCTGTTCCGCGGCAATCATCAAAGCCGCGCGCTGGAAAAGGCGCTGCAGCTGCTGCGCGTGCCCTATCACCTCACCGGCGGCACCGCGTTCCTGGAGCGCGGCGAGGTCAAGGACGCGCTGTCCTGGCTGCGCCTGATCGCCAACCCCGACGACGACGCCGCATTCCTGCGCGCGGTCGGCTCGCCCAAGCGCGAGGTCGGCGCGACCACGCTGGCCAAGCTGGCGGAACTGGCGCAGCAGGCGCATATGCCGATGTCGCGCGCGGCCGAGTCCATGCACGCGCTGAAACAGCTGACCCCGCGCGCGGCCAACGCGCTGGACGGTTTCACCCAGATCGTGCGCGGCCTGCGCGGCGAGGCGCAGCGCGTGTCGCCGGCCGAGCTGGTGCGCACCCTGGCCGAGCGCAGCGGGCTGCTCGCCGCGATCCGCGCCCAATGCAAGGACGAGGCCAGTTTCCAGCGCCGCAAAGCCAACCTGGAAGAGCTCTCGGACTGGTTCGACGCGGGCAAGGGCGCCGGCCCCGGCGAGTTGGCCGCGCAGCTGGCGCTGCTGTCGCACGCCGACAAGGGCGAGGCCGGCAATCAGGTGCGGCTGATGAGCCTGCATGCGGCCAAGGGCCTGGAATTCCGCTTCGTGTTCATCGTCGGCGTGGAGGAGGGCAACCTGCCGCACGAGGCCAGCATCGAGGAAGGCCGCCTGGACGAGGAGCGGCGCCTGATGTACGTGGGCATCACCCGCGCCAAGCAGGCCCTGTACCTGTCGCATTCGCGCGAGACCCAGCGCTGGGGCGACCGCATCCGCCTGCTGCCTAGCCGCTTCATCGAGGAACTGCCGGCCGGCGAGCTGCAGCGCGACGGCGCCGACCCGGTGGCCGACGCCGCCCGCAAGCAGGAACGCGCCAGCGCCGGCTTCGCGGCGATCAAGGCGCTGCTGGAAGGCGGATAA
- a CDS encoding GNAT family N-acetyltransferase, producing the protein MPVQIRPATTADHPAIVALNLESEHLLSPMDGPRLARLEREAAYLRVAEEGGEVLGFLLALREGADYDSPNYLWFAQRYLRFLYIDRVVVALHAQGRRVGAAMYDDLFAFARAQAVSPVTCEFYSEPLNEPSQRFHARYGFHEVGSQWVADGAKRVSLQVATP; encoded by the coding sequence ATGCCCGTGCAGATCCGCCCCGCCACGACCGCCGATCACCCGGCGATCGTGGCGCTGAACCTGGAATCGGAACACCTGCTCAGCCCGATGGACGGCCCGCGCCTGGCGCGGCTGGAGCGCGAGGCCGCCTACCTGCGCGTGGCCGAAGAGGGCGGCGAAGTGCTCGGCTTCCTGCTGGCGCTGCGCGAGGGCGCCGATTACGACAGCCCCAATTATCTGTGGTTCGCGCAGCGCTATCTGCGCTTTCTCTATATCGACCGCGTGGTGGTGGCGCTGCACGCGCAGGGCCGGCGCGTGGGCGCGGCCATGTACGACGACCTGTTCGCGTTTGCGCGCGCGCAGGCGGTGAGCCCGGTGACCTGCGAGTTCTACAGCGAACCTTTGAACGAGCCGTCGCAGCGCTTCCATGCGCGCTACGGATTCCACGAAGTGGGGTCGCAATGGGTGGCCGACGGGGCCAAGCGGGTGTCGCTGCAAGTCGCCACGCCCTGA
- a CDS encoding RidA family protein, which yields MSAAHAAAAAPPEFLTSPDPAAASLPFSEAVRSGDLLFLSGQIGTVPGKTEVVAGGIAAEAEQTLKNIETVLARHGAGMGDVVKCTVFLADIKEWPAFNEVYRKHFKPPYPARSALAASGLALNARVEVECIAHAPKR from the coding sequence TTGTCCGCCGCGCACGCCGCGGCGGCCGCGCCGCCCGAGTTCCTGACTTCGCCCGATCCGGCGGCCGCGTCGCTGCCGTTTTCCGAAGCGGTGCGCAGCGGCGACCTGTTGTTCCTGTCGGGGCAGATCGGCACGGTGCCGGGCAAGACCGAGGTGGTCGCCGGCGGCATCGCGGCCGAAGCGGAGCAGACGCTGAAGAACATCGAGACGGTGCTGGCGCGGCACGGGGCCGGCATGGGCGACGTGGTGAAGTGCACGGTGTTCCTGGCCGACATCAAGGAATGGCCGGCGTTCAACGAGGTCTACCGCAAGCATTTCAAGCCGCCGTATCCGGCGCGCAGCGCGCTGGCCGCCTCGGGCTTGGCCTTGAACGCGCGCGTCGAGGTGGAATGCATCGCACACGCACCCAAGCGCTAA
- a CDS encoding 5'-nucleotidase, lipoprotein e(P4) family encodes MTARVLTLSVLSCALALAACKRTETPAAAPADNAAPAPAATAAAKPAGLAADDNLNAVLWVQTSAEYRAATQTVYRAAADHLDAALKQKNWDALVPDERGNAATGLPPAVIMDVDETVLDNSPYQARLVRDGKEYDEVTWDAWVAEKKAKPLPGVVDFAKAASAKGVTILYLSNRAEHLQAATLANLRDAGLPVKDESVFLGLGTFVEGCEQNGSEKNCRRKLAGQKYRVLMQFGDQLGDFVQVVANTPEGRDQLLQQYDDWFGERWWMLPNPTYGSWEPALFNNAWDQPREARRSSKREALNTAP; translated from the coding sequence ATGACCGCTCGCGTCCTCACCCTGTCCGTCCTTTCCTGCGCGCTGGCGCTGGCGGCTTGCAAGCGCACCGAGACGCCAGCCGCGGCGCCGGCCGACAACGCTGCGCCCGCGCCCGCGGCCACTGCCGCCGCCAAGCCGGCCGGCCTGGCCGCCGACGACAACCTCAACGCCGTGCTCTGGGTGCAGACCTCGGCCGAGTACCGCGCAGCCACCCAGACCGTCTACCGCGCCGCGGCCGATCACCTGGATGCCGCGCTGAAGCAGAAGAACTGGGACGCGCTGGTGCCGGACGAGCGCGGCAACGCCGCCACCGGCCTGCCGCCGGCGGTGATCATGGACGTGGACGAGACCGTGCTGGACAACTCGCCCTACCAGGCGCGCCTGGTCCGCGACGGCAAGGAATACGACGAAGTCACCTGGGACGCCTGGGTCGCCGAGAAGAAGGCCAAGCCGCTGCCGGGCGTGGTCGATTTCGCCAAGGCCGCCAGCGCCAAGGGCGTGACCATCCTGTACCTGTCCAACCGCGCCGAGCACCTGCAGGCCGCCACCCTGGCCAACCTGCGCGACGCCGGCCTGCCGGTGAAGGACGAGAGCGTGTTCCTGGGCCTGGGCACCTTCGTCGAAGGCTGCGAGCAGAACGGCAGCGAGAAGAACTGCCGGCGCAAGCTGGCCGGTCAGAAGTACCGCGTGCTGATGCAGTTCGGCGACCAGCTCGGCGACTTCGTCCAGGTGGTGGCCAACACGCCCGAAGGCCGCGATCAGCTGCTGCAGCAGTACGACGACTGGTTCGGCGAGCGCTGGTGGATGCTGCCCAACCCGACCTACGGCTCCTGGGAACCGGCGCTGTTCAACAACGCCTGGGACCAGCCGCGCGAGGCGCGCCGCAGCAGCAAGCGCGAGGCGCTGAACACGGCGCCGTAA
- the plsB gene encoding glycerol-3-phosphate 1-O-acyltransferase PlsB codes for MQAMPKQTPLPFPDATPSADGAPPAATATDAGAEPAPAGAVEGARDAQPEGADSIAIGTESPPIADISHSPAEPDLARPPSSEPDLSNHPHSQPDPAQAELPIPPPAAEPRPLPPPARRPWWAKLLGRLMAPWVQLTIEPKSPTEHVAEEWNGRPVCYVLEDYGLSNALILERACRESGLPSPLQPLPGDPLGRKRAYVALSRRNAGGTLAPLQSLGETLVGAPQPPPPAKTHSGSLARLIDAHRIDPELDVQLVPVSIFVGRAPDRSTGWFSVLFSENWTLVGRFRRLLAILLNGRHTVVRFSPPVSLRGIVAEGLPPERTVRKLSRVLRTHFRRIRAAVIGPDLSTRRLLVDQVLASEPVKEAIADQARRDGNGLAEAWKKAHAMAYEIAADYSHPVVRSASFLLTPVWNRIYRGVLVHHLDKLKQDAPGYEVIYVPCHRSHLDYLLLSYLLYTKGIVPPHIAAGANLNLPVVGTILRKGGAFFLRRSIRGSALYSAVFSEYVAQLVAGGYSIEYFIEGGRSRTGRLLPPKGGMIVMTVRGFLRQPTRPVLFQPVYIGYEKLMEGNSYLDELSGKPKQKESIWQLLWGIPKVLRSNYGQVVVNFGEPIRLNDVLAEHAPEWNGQPVSEDEKPQWLSDTVEALAQRIQVNVNRAADVNPINLLALALLSTPKHAMGEADLLAQIALSKTLLAELPYSDRVTVTPHTPQEIVAHGEEINVLERIAHPLGDVLGVDEDKAVLLSYFRNNVLHLFTAASWIACCFQHNRRMSQAGLLRLGRSVYPFLQSELFLPWSEDEFAERLSRTVEVFIREGLLERVSEDDGGILARNAGQTDEVFRLRAIGHSLQQAFERYYIAISVLVKNGAGTLSAGELESLCQLAAQRLSLLYAPAAPEFFDKTLFRGFIQKLRELKLVWPDANGKLAFDARLDTWAKDAKVILGRELRHTIEKISPEMAKPATAEPAAG; via the coding sequence ATGCAGGCGATGCCGAAACAGACGCCCCTGCCCTTCCCCGACGCCACACCGTCAGCGGACGGCGCCCCTCCGGCGGCCACCGCCACGGACGCCGGCGCCGAGCCTGCGCCCGCAGGCGCCGTGGAAGGCGCGCGAGACGCGCAGCCCGAAGGCGCCGATAGCATCGCGATCGGCACCGAATCGCCGCCGATCGCCGACATATCGCACTCCCCGGCCGAACCGGACTTGGCCCGCCCCCCTTCTTCCGAGCCCGACTTGAGCAACCACCCGCATTCCCAACCCGACCCCGCCCAGGCCGAGCTGCCGATACCGCCGCCGGCCGCCGAACCGCGCCCGCTGCCGCCGCCCGCGCGCCGCCCCTGGTGGGCCAAGCTGCTGGGCAGGCTGATGGCGCCGTGGGTGCAGCTGACCATCGAGCCCAAGTCGCCGACCGAGCACGTGGCCGAGGAATGGAACGGCCGCCCGGTCTGCTACGTGCTCGAGGACTACGGCCTGTCCAACGCGCTGATCCTGGAACGCGCCTGCCGCGAATCCGGCCTGCCCTCGCCGCTGCAGCCGCTGCCCGGCGATCCGCTGGGCCGCAAGCGCGCTTATGTCGCGTTGTCGCGGCGCAATGCCGGCGGCACCCTGGCGCCGCTGCAGTCGCTGGGCGAAACCCTGGTCGGCGCGCCGCAACCGCCGCCGCCGGCCAAGACCCATTCCGGCTCGCTGGCGCGCCTGATCGACGCCCACCGCATCGATCCCGAACTGGACGTGCAGCTGGTGCCGGTGTCGATCTTCGTCGGCCGCGCGCCGGACCGCAGCACCGGCTGGTTCTCGGTGCTGTTCTCGGAAAACTGGACCCTGGTCGGCCGCTTCCGCCGGCTGTTGGCGATCCTGCTCAACGGCCGCCACACCGTGGTGCGGTTCTCGCCGCCGGTCTCGTTGCGCGGCATCGTCGCCGAAGGCCTGCCGCCCGAGCGCACCGTGCGCAAGCTCTCGCGCGTGCTGCGCACCCACTTCCGCCGCATCCGCGCCGCGGTGATCGGCCCCGACCTGTCGACCCGGCGCCTGCTGGTCGACCAGGTGCTGGCGTCCGAGCCGGTCAAGGAAGCCATCGCCGACCAGGCCCGCCGCGACGGCAACGGCCTGGCCGAAGCCTGGAAGAAAGCGCATGCGATGGCGTACGAGATCGCCGCCGACTATTCGCATCCGGTGGTGCGCTCGGCCAGCTTCCTGCTGACGCCGGTGTGGAACCGCATCTACCGCGGCGTGCTGGTGCACCACCTGGACAAGCTCAAGCAGGACGCGCCCGGCTACGAAGTGATCTACGTGCCCTGCCACCGCAGCCACCTGGATTACCTGCTGCTGAGCTACCTGCTGTACACCAAGGGCATCGTGCCGCCGCACATCGCCGCCGGCGCCAACCTCAACCTGCCGGTGGTGGGCACCATCCTGCGCAAGGGCGGCGCGTTCTTCCTGCGCCGCAGCATCCGCGGCAGCGCGCTGTATTCGGCGGTGTTCTCCGAGTACGTGGCGCAGCTGGTCGCGGGCGGCTATTCCATCGAGTACTTCATCGAAGGCGGACGTTCGCGCACCGGCCGGTTGCTGCCGCCCAAGGGCGGCATGATCGTGATGACCGTGCGCGGCTTCCTGCGCCAGCCCACGCGACCGGTGCTGTTCCAGCCGGTCTACATCGGCTACGAAAAGCTGATGGAGGGCAACAGCTACCTGGACGAACTGTCGGGCAAGCCCAAGCAAAAGGAATCGATCTGGCAGCTGCTGTGGGGCATCCCCAAGGTGCTGCGCTCCAACTACGGCCAGGTGGTGGTGAACTTCGGCGAACCGATCCGCCTCAACGACGTGCTCGCCGAGCACGCGCCGGAATGGAACGGCCAACCGGTGAGCGAAGACGAAAAGCCGCAGTGGCTGTCCGACACCGTCGAGGCGCTGGCGCAGCGGATCCAGGTCAACGTCAACCGCGCCGCCGACGTCAACCCGATCAACCTGCTGGCGCTGGCGCTGCTGTCCACGCCCAAGCACGCCATGGGCGAGGCCGACCTGCTGGCGCAGATCGCGCTGAGCAAGACCCTGCTGGCCGAACTGCCGTATTCCGACCGCGTCACCGTCACCCCGCACACGCCGCAGGAAATCGTCGCCCACGGCGAGGAGATCAACGTGCTCGAGCGCATCGCCCATCCGCTGGGCGACGTGCTCGGCGTGGACGAAGACAAGGCGGTGCTGCTGAGTTACTTCCGCAACAACGTGCTGCACCTGTTCACCGCGGCCTCGTGGATCGCCTGCTGCTTCCAGCACAACCGGCGCATGAGCCAGGCCGGCCTGCTGCGCCTGGGCCGCAGCGTGTACCCGTTCCTGCAGTCCGAATTGTTCCTGCCCTGGAGCGAGGACGAATTTGCCGAGCGTTTGAGCCGCACCGTGGAGGTGTTCATCCGCGAAGGCCTGCTCGAACGCGTGAGCGAGGACGACGGCGGCATCCTGGCGCGCAACGCCGGCCAGACCGACGAAGTGTTCCGCCTGCGCGCGATCGGCCATTCGCTGCAGCAGGCCTTCGAGCGCTATTACATCGCCATCTCGGTGCTGGTGAAGAACGGCGCCGGCACGCTCTCGGCCGGCGAGCTGGAAAGCCTGTGCCAACTGGCCGCGCAGCGCCTGTCGCTGCTGTACGCACCGGCTGCGCCGGAGTTCTTCGACAAGACCCTGTTCCGCGGCTTCATCCAGAAGCTGCGCGAACTCAAGCTGGTCTGGCCCGACGCCAACGGCAAGCTGGCCTTCGACGCGCGCCTGGACACCTGGGCCAAGGACGCCAAGGTCATCCTGGGCCGCGAACTGCGCCATACGATCGAGAAGATCAGCCCGGAGATGGCCAAGCCGGCGACGGCGGAGCCGGCGGCCGGCTGA